The following DNA comes from Paenibacillus crassostreae.
CTATGAAGAGTGGCTTGTCCATCGGCGGGATGGGATAGGTGGTTCTGACCTTGCGGCGATTTGCGGCATCTCAAAATGGAGATCACCCATGCATCTCTACCTAGAGAAATTAGGAGAAGCCCCACTAGAAAAAATGGGCGAAGCTGCTGAGTGGGGAACGAGACTAGAACCCCTCATTGCAGATAAGTTTGCCAGTGAGCATCCTGAATGGGCGATCACGGAGAAGAAGGTTATTTACTGCCATCCTGAGCATCGATGGGCACTTGGCAATATCGATCGTATGATCATCTGTCCCAAGCGTGGCCGAGGCATCTTAGAGATTAAAACCGCAAGCGAGTATCTGCTTAAGGAATGGAACGATGGAAATATTCCCGATTACTACTACGTCCAATTACAGTGGTACATGTTTGTGACAGGTCTGGATTGGGGCTATTTTGCAACACTCATTGGCGGTAATAAATATCGGGAATACGAGGTTATACGTGACGACGATCTCATAGTTCAGCTTCTCCGGCTTGCCAGTGAATTCTGGCATCATTATGTACTTGCAGGTAACTGTCCTCCTGTTGATGGCTCAGAGGCATGTACAATACTTCTGAATCGACTCTATCCTGATGCTAAAGGCAATACTGTCATTCCATTAGAAGAGATCGTACAGATTGAAACGTATTTCGACCATAAACGTGAGCTTAAGATTTTGGAGGAGACGATTGCTGAAATCGAAAATCAATTCAAAGTGCTAATGGGCAGTCACGAAATTGGCATCACTGGAGCTTACAAAGTGAAGTGGGAAAACCGAAGTCGAACCGGAGTTGACAGCAAACAGCTTAAGGAGCTTCATCCTGACATTCATGAAGCATGTCTAAAGAAAACTCATTTCCGCCAGTTTAGTATCAAGAAGGAGGCTGTTACGATTGCCCACTGAAGTAATAAGCCTATTCCAACGATTAAATGCCCCCTTCCCCTATACAGAATACCATTACGACAGCTTTGGAGACCGCTGCTACATCTCCGGCCAATCCATTACTGAACGTCTGAATCTAGTGCTTGGAGTAGGCTATTGGAAATATGAAGGCTTATATGATACTGAAAAAATCATTCAAGATCCAGGCGGCAAAAACTCACGTGTGAAGATCTATGTCCAATTCAGCTTTTTTAATAGCGAGCTAAAGGAATGGATTACTTTTATTGACGCAGGGAGTGAACAAATTAAATCAGGCATGCACGAAGGCGATGCGACGAAAAGTGCGATTACTGATGGTATGAAGAAGTGCGCAAGCCGATTAGGTGTCGGTAGTGATCTTTATAAAGGCTTGATCACATGGGACAAGCATCAGCAAATCATCATCGTGCCCCAGCATTATAAGCACTACTATCACGATATAGGCTGGATAACGGAAACTCCTCCCTCTTCTCAGCCTCAATCACCAAATCGTCGGACGAGCAATAAATCAGAGCTTACAGATAAACTAAAGAGCAGACAATCAGCACTTGCTAGTCAAATTAAAGCCACCTGGCAAGAGCTTGCCGGAAGCCTCGATGGATTTGATGAATGGTATGCTAAAAAGCGCTCAGAGCAGGTCAGTGATCAACAAATCATGAACTTGCTACAAAAGCGACTGCGCCAAAAGCAAATAACAGCAACCGCATAATAGTTATTATTACAACGGTCAGTCAAATTAGCTGACCGTTGTTTCATTTCAGATGTTAAGAAACGACATACCGACATACGCAGTGCTTTACGATTGGATTATATATTATAGCTGTATACACGTTGACGCTAAGCTAGTTAGCGGTCTTCCGTTAAGTGCGGAACATAGTGAAGCAGGTTCATAGAAAGTCAAACTCATCTTTAGATGATGCGCCCTGTTTTCAGTTATTCATATCCTCAAAATATTTCAATGCGTATCTCAATCCTGCGAGAGATGCTGGTGGTACTAATCCATACTTTTAACCATTTATTTGGCTGTTATATCATATTGAGCACGCCCTGAGTTTGCACTATCGTTTAAGTGGGGTGAGGAAATTGAAAAATATTGAAGTTATTGGTGAAAACATCCGCATATTACGACAAAAAAGCGGATTGAGCCAAGAGCAGCTTGCTTTACTTTCTAATATGAATACATCCTATATCGGACAAATCGAGCGAGGTGAGAAAAATCCTACTATCCGAACGTTGGAAAAAATAGCAGCGGCCCTGAAGATTAATATTACTGATTTATTTACATTATCAAGTCCGTCTACAAAAAGCGATAGCCCTCCCCAATCTCAACAATATCTAGCTATTCTTACTCCTGAAGACATTAAACGCTATATGCTTGGAATTTTAAAGGATGAGAGCAATAACACGAAAGGCTAGCATTCCCCATGCGAGACCCAGAAAATTTTATTCAAAGGAGCCGCTTATGCAAATCCAATCCAATCAGCCAATTGTTACAAAAAATATGGATACAACTGACGAAGCTATCTCAATCGAAACTCCAATGAAGGCACTCAAAAAGTTGTATATCCTCTTCATCCCATTAGGAGGCATAACATTTGCATTTGGAGGTCCCATAGCAATTGCTTTTGGTCTAGTAATTGGTTGGGCTGCAGCCTACATAACCCTACAAGCAATCTCAGGCATCAAGCTCATCAAACTAAACTTGAGAAACTATACCTTATCGCATCCTGTAACAGATGAGCAGCTCTACGAGCAATTATTAACAACTGAGCTTCACCCTGATTTCAAACTCGAAAAAGGGACCTGGGGAGTACGATTCGTATTCAAGAACACCACAAGACACACCATTTTCATCGATCACAAAAAGCAAAGCTACTCTATCGTTTCAAAGTTGACCAAAAAGAACCTTATCAAGAAACGGCACAATCCAGGAGTAACAGAGTATTCTTATGCATTTACAGCAGTTCCTATCATCAAGCAGATCATAGAAACTGCAGTAGTCAAACATGCATTGAGCAATGAGAGCAAAGAAAACACGACTATATCATAGGGGGAAATTCTACTGATTGTACTGTATGTAATAATAAGCATCCCTTTCGGCTGGGTCTTTATCAGCAAGCTGCAAAGAAATATCACGGTATTTACAACCATTTCAAACTATATCGTGTACAAGATCATTCTCTCGACCTTTATTGGTTGGGCCGTTACTCCGTTTTACCTGGTCTATGGTATCTTCAAAATGTTTCGGAGTACAAAGCAACGAGATAGATCCCTTGAATAATAGATTAAGGAAGGAGCTATAATTGCTCCTCTTTTTTTTGCATTGAAGACTATTAATGTTTCATTTTTGATACTTATTCCGCAGTGATATAGACGAAGAACTTTTCACCAGGAGTGCAAAATAACAAAGAATAATGCTCTTTAATGTCGATGAAAATGATTTAATGAACAGAATAGTAACTATAGTATAGGGAGGACATTTTTATGTATGATGATTACTATGGAGAGATACTTACTGTTCAAGAACTAGCTGAGTTGTTGAAAATTGGTATGAATACAGCATATAATTTAATTAATTTAAATGAGATCGAATCATTCAGGGTAGGTAATTCACATCGGATTCAGCGGTCTGCTGTGACAGATTATATTATTAGAAAATCAAAACAACGTAGAAGGAAATAAGGTGAGGATGATTTATGGGGAAGCGCCACTCAACGGGAATAAAAGATAAAGTTTTTGATTACTTTGGTTTTGAGTTCGATCATAAAAGGAAAATCTCCAACTACGAGGACGTTTGTAAATCAATATCTTTGGGCCCAGTGTTCGAACAAATTTGCAAACGACTTCAATTAAACTGCGACAAATTGCGCGGGCACATAGTAAACTATGTACTGCATTTAATCTACGAGGATGTAATCACTATATCGCTCGAAGAAAAGGTACTGCTACAAAAGTTTGGTTATCTTTGGTCAGATGAATATGACGATGATGAGGATAACTTCTTTGCAGGCATTGCTGCAGAATATTTCAATAAACCGGAGGATTTCATTGAGTATTTTTCGCTCGAGTTTCTATGTGACCTGTTTGATATTGGTATTTCTAGGGATATGGGCTCGAAAGCAACTAGAAATGAGCTGCGAAATGCCGAGATATTGTTAACGAATCAAATATTTCCTGGAATTCCAGTCGATTATAGTCTGAAAGAAAAAGACATAGAAAGCTCTGGGGATATTGAATTCTCATATGATGAAACAGATAACTTATGGCACCGATATTCCAGAATATCAGGATCACTTTACAGGGTTCTAAATAAAAAGCTAACTGAAGGTGAGATGACACTAACAAGACAACCGCAATTTATCATTAATAAACGGCAAAACAAAGATGATACAAAAACATTCTTCCAGAATGCTCTTCAAAAAACTAAATGGTTCGTAGAGACCCTTGAACAGCAATCAACGAATCACCCGTCCTACGAAGAGTTATTGTTATTTGAAAAAGACACCAATATGCTGTTTTTATT
Coding sequences within:
- a CDS encoding helix-turn-helix domain-containing protein, which encodes MKNIEVIGENIRILRQKSGLSQEQLALLSNMNTSYIGQIERGEKNPTIRTLEKIAAALKINITDLFTLSSPSTKSDSPPQSQQYLAILTPEDIKRYMLGILKDESNNTKG
- a CDS encoding YqaJ viral recombinase family protein; the encoded protein is MAKALKFHADILVETDNLSYEEWLVHRRDGIGGSDLAAICGISKWRSPMHLYLEKLGEAPLEKMGEAAEWGTRLEPLIADKFASEHPEWAITEKKVIYCHPEHRWALGNIDRMIICPKRGRGILEIKTASEYLLKEWNDGNIPDYYYVQLQWYMFVTGLDWGYFATLIGGNKYREYEVIRDDDLIVQLLRLASEFWHHYVLAGNCPPVDGSEACTILLNRLYPDAKGNTVIPLEEIVQIETYFDHKRELKILEETIAEIENQFKVLMGSHEIGITGAYKVKWENRSRTGVDSKQLKELHPDIHEACLKKTHFRQFSIKKEAVTIAH
- a CDS encoding helix-turn-helix domain-containing protein; this encodes MYDDYYGEILTVQELAELLKIGMNTAYNLINLNEIESFRVGNSHRIQRSAVTDYIIRKSKQRRRK
- a CDS encoding Rad52/Rad22 family DNA repair protein, coding for MPTEVISLFQRLNAPFPYTEYHYDSFGDRCYISGQSITERLNLVLGVGYWKYEGLYDTEKIIQDPGGKNSRVKIYVQFSFFNSELKEWITFIDAGSEQIKSGMHEGDATKSAITDGMKKCASRLGVGSDLYKGLITWDKHQQIIIVPQHYKHYYHDIGWITETPPSSQPQSPNRRTSNKSELTDKLKSRQSALASQIKATWQELAGSLDGFDEWYAKKRSEQVSDQQIMNLLQKRLRQKQITATA